The Palleronia sp. THAF1 genome window below encodes:
- a CDS encoding component of SufBCD complex, translating into MDWYQTVFELIDMRSFSNLWFWIALATVWSTASHYVIGVPFDMVGRAAKHEGQAQQDLEDMVRIRVNRILFIARVSGLWLVGLVAALLTALALLAFVYGVEFAQALFLIALPMTAVGLLSIHTAQVIAEAQYDPPGLRRRLTRHRVTVQVIGMISIFVTAMYGMYQNMNVGPLGG; encoded by the coding sequence TTGGATTGGTATCAGACAGTTTTCGAGCTGATCGACATGCGCTCGTTCTCGAACCTGTGGTTCTGGATCGCGCTGGCGACGGTGTGGTCCACGGCCAGCCATTACGTGATCGGCGTGCCCTTCGACATGGTGGGCCGCGCGGCCAAACACGAAGGACAAGCCCAGCAGGATCTGGAGGATATGGTGCGCATCCGTGTGAATCGTATCTTGTTCATCGCGCGCGTCTCCGGCCTTTGGCTGGTGGGTCTGGTCGCAGCACTTCTGACCGCATTAGCCCTTCTGGCTTTCGTCTATGGGGTCGAATTCGCGCAGGCGCTATTCTTGATCGCGCTGCCGATGACCGCCGTCGGCCTCCTCAGCATCCACACCGCGCAGGTCATAGCAGAGGCACAATACGACCCACCCGGCCTGCGCCGCCGTCTGACGCGCCACCGTGTGACAGTGCAGGTCATCGGCATGATCTCGATTTTCGTGACCGCCATGTACGGCATGTATCAGAACATGAACGTCGGCCCGCTTGGAGGCTAG
- the trpE gene encoding anthranilate synthase component I — protein sequence MQLTPDFDAFAAGYNAGENQIVYARIAADLDTPVSLMLKLGQGGRDTFMLESVTGGEVRGRYSIIGLKSDLIWECHGTTSRVNRQARFDDTAFEQMVEPPLDALRAVLAESRIALPTDLPAAAAGLFGYLGYDMIRLVEHLPNVNPDPLGLPDARMMRPSVVAVLDGVKGEVTVVAPAWVGSGQTARAAYAQAAERVMDALRDLDRPTPDARDIGDAGPLPAATSNFAKADYLKAVETAKDYIRAGDIFQVVPSQRWTQPFALPPFALYRSLRRTNPSPFMFFFDFGGYQIVGASPEILVRVMDGEVTLRPIAGTRPRGATPAQDQALEEDLLADAKERAEHLMLLDLGRNDVGRVAKIGTVRPTEEFIIERYSHVMHIVSNVVGELRDDQDALSALLAGLPAGTVSGAPKVRAMEIIDELEPEKRGIYGGGLGYFSAGGDMDMCIALRTGVVKDGNLYIQAGGGVVFDSDPEAEFQETVNKARALSRAAEDAGRFTRGNG from the coding sequence ATGCAACTGACCCCCGACTTCGACGCCTTCGCCGCCGGTTACAACGCTGGCGAGAATCAGATCGTCTACGCCCGGATCGCCGCCGATCTGGACACGCCCGTGTCACTGATGCTGAAGTTGGGGCAAGGCGGTCGCGACACTTTCATGCTGGAATCCGTCACGGGCGGAGAAGTGCGCGGGCGCTATTCGATCATCGGCCTGAAGTCCGATCTAATCTGGGAATGCCACGGCACGACCAGCCGTGTGAACCGGCAGGCCCGCTTCGACGACACGGCGTTCGAGCAAATGGTCGAGCCGCCACTGGACGCGCTTCGCGCTGTTCTGGCGGAAAGCCGCATTGCGTTGCCCACCGATCTACCCGCCGCCGCGGCTGGCCTGTTCGGGTATCTCGGCTACGACATGATCCGCCTGGTCGAGCATCTGCCAAACGTGAACCCCGACCCGCTGGGCCTACCCGACGCCCGGATGATGCGTCCCTCTGTCGTTGCCGTGCTGGACGGCGTGAAGGGAGAGGTCACGGTTGTCGCTCCGGCGTGGGTCGGGTCAGGGCAGACCGCCCGCGCCGCCTATGCGCAGGCCGCCGAACGGGTGATGGACGCCTTGCGCGATCTGGATCGCCCCACCCCCGACGCCCGCGATATCGGCGATGCAGGGCCCCTACCAGCCGCCACATCGAACTTCGCCAAGGCCGACTACCTAAAGGCGGTCGAGACGGCGAAGGACTACATACGCGCGGGCGACATTTTCCAGGTCGTGCCCTCGCAACGCTGGACCCAGCCCTTCGCGCTGCCGCCTTTCGCCCTCTACCGTTCTCTGCGGCGCACCAACCCGTCGCCCTTCATGTTCTTCTTCGATTTCGGCGGCTACCAGATCGTCGGCGCCTCGCCCGAAATCCTCGTCCGCGTCATGGACGGCGAAGTCACCCTGCGCCCCATCGCGGGCACCCGCCCCCGCGGTGCGACCCCGGCTCAGGATCAGGCGCTGGAAGAAGATCTGCTGGCCGACGCCAAGGAACGCGCCGAGCATCTGATGCTGCTTGATCTTGGCCGAAACGACGTCGGTCGCGTCGCCAAGATCGGCACGGTACGCCCCACCGAAGAGTTCATCATCGAACGCTACAGCCACGTGATGCACATCGTCTCGAACGTGGTCGGCGAGTTGCGCGACGACCAAGACGCCCTGTCGGCCCTACTCGCAGGTCTGCCCGCAGGCACCGTATCCGGCGCGCCGAAGGTCCGCGCGATGGAGATCATCGACGAGCTGGAACCCGAAAAACGCGGCATCTACGGCGGCGGCTTGGGCTATTTCAGCGCGGGCGGCGATATGGACATGTGCATCGCCCTGCGTACCGGCGTCGTGAAAGATGGTAACCTATATATCCAGGCCGGTGGCGGCGTTGTGTTCGACAGCGACCCCGAGGCAGAGTTCCAGGAAACCGTGAACAAAGCCCGCGCTTTAAGCCGAGCGGCAGAGGATGCCGGGCGCTTCACGCGCGGCAATGGCTAA
- a CDS encoding Hint domain-containing protein, producing the protein MTFDALTSAKQPARTEARLTGLAAGTMVATMAGEVAVERLAVGMTVFTRDSGPVRIASVAHEIGGKERTAVRIAAGALGDGCPVRDITVADTHRVLLTSDKMMLLFNVGEALVAAGDLVGRPGITRVPAPALGWVSLALTSGDMVLTEGVWSEGEPMRLAGGVAAPSHRRVLSRIEAQLAG; encoded by the coding sequence ATGACATTCGATGCGCTCACATCTGCCAAACAACCCGCCCGCACCGAGGCGCGTCTGACGGGTCTGGCCGCCGGCACCATGGTTGCCACGATGGCCGGCGAAGTCGCGGTCGAGCGTCTTGCCGTTGGCATGACGGTCTTTACCCGCGACTCCGGCCCGGTGCGGATCGCGTCCGTCGCCCACGAGATCGGTGGCAAAGAGCGCACGGCTGTTCGTATCGCCGCCGGTGCGCTGGGCGATGGTTGCCCTGTGCGTGACATTACGGTCGCCGACACGCACCGCGTGCTGCTGACAAGCGACAAGATGATGCTTTTGTTCAACGTCGGAGAGGCGCTTGTCGCCGCCGGCGATCTGGTGGGACGGCCGGGGATCACCCGCGTGCCGGCCCCCGCGCTGGGGTGGGTGTCGCTTGCACTCACTTCCGGTGACATGGTTCTGACCGAAGGGGTTTGGTCGGAAGGCGAGCCGATGCGACTGGCCGGTGGGGTTGCCGCGCCGTCGCATCGTCGGGTGCTGAGCCGTATCGAGGCGCAGCTCGCGGGGTGA
- a CDS encoding ASKHA domain-containing protein, with protein sequence MSDQDPLVIFTPSGKRARVPAGTTVLSAARRMGVDLDSVCGGRGICSKCQVSPQFGQHSKHGVTVATDALSDWNAVEARYDEKRGLKPGRRLGCQAEICGDVVLDVPPDSQVHRQVVRKRAEARDIVLDPATRLYFVDVDQPDMHEPTGDLERLNRALQTQWKIGPVAAPLTVLSRLQTTLRKGNFQVTIAVHHDHAGSPRLIDIWPGLYEGGLYGLAIDLGSTTVAAHLCDLSSGEVRASSGVMNPQIRFGEDLMSRVSYVMMNPGGDAEMTAAVRAAMSDLFAEIAAEAGVDARAIVETVIVCNPVMHHLLLGIDPVELGQAPFALATSDAVHCWASELDLTGLNPAARTYLLPCIAGHVGADAAAVALSEAPGQQDDLTLIIDVGTNAEILLGDRNGVLACSSPTGPAFEGAQISSGQRAAPGAIEAIRIDPITKEPRFRVIGDERWSDEPGFDADVTGICGSGIIEAVAEMRMAGLVDAKGLIGSAEQTGSERLVAEGRTHAYVIFESLERRITVTQGDIRAIQLAKSALYAGARLLMDERGAETVDRVVLAGAFGAHISPLHAMVLGMIPDVLLEKVTSAGNAAGTGARIALLNRAARAEIETTVRRIHKVETAIEPRFQEHFVAANALPHATDPFPELRKIAQLPDVSFNQGDGGRPRRRGRR encoded by the coding sequence ATGTCCGACCAAGATCCGCTCGTTATCTTCACGCCTTCCGGCAAGCGCGCCCGCGTGCCTGCCGGAACCACGGTGCTGTCTGCAGCACGCCGGATGGGCGTCGATCTTGATTCCGTGTGCGGCGGCCGGGGCATCTGTTCGAAGTGCCAGGTTTCTCCGCAGTTCGGCCAACACTCCAAGCATGGCGTCACCGTCGCAACGGATGCCCTGTCCGACTGGAACGCGGTCGAGGCGCGATACGACGAAAAGCGCGGCCTGAAGCCCGGTCGCCGTCTTGGCTGCCAGGCCGAAATCTGCGGTGACGTGGTGCTCGATGTGCCGCCGGACAGTCAGGTTCACCGGCAGGTCGTGCGTAAACGGGCCGAAGCGCGCGATATCGTTCTGGACCCCGCGACTCGCCTGTATTTCGTCGACGTTGACCAGCCCGACATGCACGAACCCACAGGCGATCTTGAACGCCTGAACCGGGCGCTTCAGACGCAGTGGAAGATCGGTCCCGTCGCCGCGCCGCTGACCGTTCTGTCCCGCCTGCAAACCACGCTGCGCAAGGGTAACTTTCAGGTCACCATCGCTGTCCATCACGATCATGCCGGGTCGCCACGCCTGATCGACATCTGGCCGGGCCTTTACGAAGGTGGCCTTTACGGTCTTGCGATCGACCTTGGCTCTACCACCGTCGCTGCGCACCTTTGCGACCTGTCATCCGGCGAAGTACGCGCATCGTCCGGCGTGATGAATCCGCAGATCCGCTTCGGCGAAGACCTAATGAGCCGCGTGTCCTACGTGATGATGAACCCCGGCGGCGACGCAGAGATGACGGCGGCCGTGCGCGCCGCCATGTCGGACCTGTTCGCCGAAATTGCGGCAGAAGCAGGCGTCGACGCGCGCGCCATCGTGGAAACGGTCATCGTCTGCAATCCGGTCATGCACCATCTTCTGCTGGGCATCGACCCGGTTGAATTGGGGCAGGCCCCCTTCGCACTGGCCACGTCGGACGCTGTGCATTGCTGGGCGTCAGAGTTGGACCTGACCGGCCTGAACCCCGCCGCGCGCACCTACCTGCTGCCCTGCATCGCGGGCCATGTGGGCGCGGATGCAGCTGCCGTCGCGCTATCCGAAGCGCCCGGCCAGCAGGACGATCTGACGCTGATCATCGACGTGGGCACGAATGCGGAAATCCTGTTGGGTGACCGCAACGGTGTGCTCGCCTGCTCTTCCCCTACCGGCCCCGCGTTCGAAGGCGCGCAGATCAGTTCCGGTCAGCGCGCCGCCCCGGGCGCGATAGAAGCGATCCGGATCGACCCCATCACCAAGGAACCGCGCTTCCGAGTCATCGGTGACGAGCGTTGGTCCGATGAACCGGGCTTCGATGCCGACGTGACCGGCATCTGCGGATCTGGCATTATCGAGGCCGTTGCAGAGATGCGCATGGCTGGGTTGGTCGACGCGAAGGGCCTGATCGGCTCGGCTGAGCAGACGGGATCGGAGCGGCTGGTCGCCGAAGGCCGCACACATGCCTACGTGATCTTCGAGTCCTTGGAGCGGCGCATTACCGTGACGCAAGGCGATATACGCGCGATTCAGCTCGCAAAATCAGCCCTATACGCAGGGGCGCGGCTGTTGATGGACGAACGCGGTGCCGAGACGGTGGACCGCGTGGTTCTGGCCGGAGCCTTCGGCGCGCATATCAGTCCGCTGCATGCAATGGTGCTGGGCATGATCCCGGACGTGTTGCTGGAAAAAGTTACAAGTGCAGGCAACGCGGCTGGCACCGGAGCGCGGATCGCGCTGCTGAACCGTGCCGCGCGCGCAGAAATCGAAACGACGGTGCGCCGTATCCACAAGGTCGAAACGGCCATCGAACCGCGCTTTCAGGAGCATTTCGTGGCCGCGAACGCACTGCCCCACGCGACCGATCCGTTCCCGGAACTGCGCAAGATCGCGCAGCTACCGGACGTCTCGTTCAATCAGGGTGACGGTGGCCGCCCCCGCAGACGCGGGCGGCGGTAA
- a CDS encoding aminopeptidase P family protein — MTDRLEFFTLHNGERAALPFATSEYEARLSGLRSTMEARGLKAVLLTSMQNIAYYSGFLYCSFGRPYGCVVTADTCVTISANIDGGQPWRRSVGENVIYTDWQRDNFWRAARQVLGGVRSVGIEADHLTLQMHDKAAAFLGAELVDISAETMTQRMVKSKAEIALITDGARICDLGGAAIRDAIRVGAREIDVAMAGRDAMEAEIARAHPGSELRDTWVWFQSGLNTDGAHNPVTTRALQSGDLLSLNTFPMIHGYYTALERTLFLGEPDAETLRLWRANVAAHELGLSLIRPGARCSDICAQINDAMAQMDVLHYRSFGYGHSFGILSHYYGREAGLELREDIDTVLEPGHVISIEPMLWVPEGTAGAGGYREHDILVVTEDGATNITGFPYGPEANVIAG, encoded by the coding sequence ATGACCGATCGTCTGGAATTCTTCACCCTGCACAACGGCGAAAGAGCCGCCCTGCCCTTCGCCACATCCGAGTACGAGGCACGGCTGTCGGGCCTACGTTCAACGATGGAAGCGCGCGGACTGAAAGCCGTGCTTCTGACCTCGATGCAAAATATCGCCTATTATTCAGGGTTCCTTTATTGCAGCTTTGGGCGGCCCTACGGCTGCGTCGTCACGGCGGACACTTGCGTCACCATCAGCGCCAACATCGACGGGGGCCAGCCGTGGCGGCGTTCTGTCGGTGAGAACGTCATCTATACCGACTGGCAGCGCGATAACTTCTGGCGCGCGGCGCGGCAAGTTCTGGGCGGTGTGCGCAGTGTCGGGATCGAAGCTGATCATCTCACCCTTCAGATGCACGACAAGGCCGCCGCTTTCCTTGGCGCGGAACTCGTCGACATCAGCGCAGAGACGATGACGCAGCGCATGGTGAAATCGAAAGCCGAGATCGCACTGATCACCGACGGCGCGCGCATCTGCGACCTGGGTGGTGCTGCGATTCGCGACGCGATCCGCGTCGGCGCGCGAGAGATCGACGTGGCAATGGCCGGGCGTGATGCTATGGAAGCAGAAATCGCCCGCGCCCACCCCGGAAGCGAGTTGCGCGATACCTGGGTCTGGTTTCAATCGGGGCTGAACACCGACGGCGCGCACAATCCCGTAACCACACGTGCGCTGCAATCGGGCGATCTGCTGTCGCTCAATACCTTTCCGATGATCCACGGCTACTACACGGCTTTGGAACGCACACTGTTTCTGGGCGAGCCCGATGCCGAGACGCTGCGCCTGTGGCGCGCGAACGTCGCCGCGCATGAGCTGGGCCTGTCGCTGATCCGCCCCGGCGCGCGTTGCTCTGACATCTGCGCGCAGATCAATGACGCGATGGCGCAGATGGACGTGCTGCACTACCGCTCTTTCGGCTACGGCCATTCGTTCGGCATCCTGTCTCATTACTATGGACGCGAGGCCGGGCTGGAGTTGCGCGAAGACATCGACACGGTGCTGGAACCGGGTCACGTCATCTCTATCGAGCCGATGCTATGGGTGCCCGAAGGCACAGCGGGTGCAGGTGGCTACCGCGAGCACGACATTCTTGTCGTGACCGAGGATGGGGCCACCAACATCACCGGGTTCCCCTACGGCCCGGAGGCCAATGTGATCGCTGGATAA
- a CDS encoding peptidyl-prolyl cis-trans isomerase: MAKDKKNPIAKGLVWIILLLLIVGLAGFGATNFGGSTRVVATVGDTEIDVDRYARALQNELRRLEQQTGRRIPMSEARQAGINTIVLQRLIATAALEDEAAALGLSVGDAEVARSVQDMAAFQGIDGSFDREAYRFALQNAGLSIAEFEEQLRGETSRAILQGALVAGIAPPDTFVDTLYDYAREQRDLTLVRFTEDDLDGELAEPTDADLQAYYDANPDAFTLPERKAVTYAWLSPEMMTDTVDVPEDDVRALYDARSDDYDRPERRLVERLVFPNEEAAQTAADAIEAGDTTFDALVEERGLSLSDIDLGDVAQSDLSTAAAEAVFALDDPGIAGPAQSSLGPALYRVNAILSAQQTPFEDVREELRVEAAIAAARRATENQLDPAEDLLAGGATLEDLAAETEFELGKTVWAADEAGEDDGAIDAYTAFRDLAASTEPGDFPELAELADGGLVALRVDEVLAPELQPLDAVRDQVVEGWRAQALRDALTTQAEAALEDLQSGTAVSELAGTVSTETEITRDAFLEDTPDALVTEAFALEEGAATVLTGDAAALLVRVDAITVPSGVSDEAQAIKEGVRTAAGQGIAADITSAFTASIETQKGISINQAAVNAVMSQFQ, encoded by the coding sequence ATGGCCAAGGACAAGAAGAACCCGATCGCCAAGGGGCTGGTCTGGATCATCCTTCTGTTGCTGATCGTCGGCCTTGCCGGGTTCGGCGCGACTAACTTCGGCGGCTCGACACGTGTGGTGGCCACCGTCGGCGACACGGAAATAGATGTCGACCGCTACGCCCGTGCCCTGCAGAACGAATTGCGGCGGCTGGAACAGCAAACGGGTCGGCGCATCCCGATGTCCGAGGCGCGTCAGGCCGGCATTAACACCATTGTCCTGCAACGCCTGATCGCCACGGCCGCGCTGGAAGACGAGGCGGCCGCGCTTGGCCTGTCGGTCGGGGACGCGGAAGTCGCGCGCTCGGTTCAGGATATGGCCGCGTTTCAGGGAATCGACGGCAGCTTCGACCGAGAAGCCTATCGTTTCGCATTGCAGAATGCGGGCCTGTCCATCGCAGAGTTCGAGGAACAGCTTCGCGGCGAAACCTCTCGCGCGATCCTGCAGGGCGCGCTGGTCGCCGGGATCGCCCCGCCGGACACCTTCGTGGATACGCTCTACGACTACGCCCGAGAACAGCGCGACCTAACGCTGGTGCGCTTCACCGAAGACGATCTGGATGGCGAACTGGCAGAGCCGACTGACGCCGATCTGCAGGCCTACTACGACGCAAACCCTGACGCCTTCACGCTGCCCGAGCGCAAGGCGGTTACCTATGCATGGCTCTCGCCAGAGATGATGACGGACACGGTCGACGTGCCGGAAGACGATGTGCGCGCCCTGTATGACGCCCGGTCCGACGACTACGATCGCCCCGAACGTCGGTTGGTCGAACGGCTTGTCTTCCCGAACGAAGAGGCCGCGCAAACGGCTGCGGATGCCATCGAAGCGGGCGACACCACATTCGACGCTTTGGTCGAAGAGCGCGGTCTGTCTTTGTCGGACATCGATCTGGGCGATGTCGCGCAAAGCGATCTGTCGACCGCCGCCGCCGAAGCGGTCTTCGCGCTCGATGATCCGGGCATAGCGGGCCCCGCGCAGTCTTCGCTCGGGCCGGCTCTGTACCGCGTCAACGCGATCCTGTCGGCACAGCAAACCCCGTTCGAAGATGTGCGCGAAGAGTTACGCGTGGAGGCCGCTATCGCCGCCGCCCGCCGCGCGACGGAGAACCAGCTTGACCCGGCAGAGGACCTTCTGGCGGGCGGCGCCACCTTGGAAGACCTTGCCGCCGAAACCGAGTTCGAGTTGGGCAAAACGGTATGGGCCGCCGACGAAGCCGGAGAAGACGACGGCGCGATCGACGCCTACACCGCCTTCCGCGATCTCGCGGCCTCCACCGAACCGGGTGATTTTCCCGAGCTTGCCGAACTCGCCGACGGCGGCCTTGTCGCGCTGCGGGTGGACGAAGTCTTGGCCCCTGAACTGCAACCGCTGGACGCGGTGCGCGATCAGGTCGTCGAAGGGTGGCGCGCTCAAGCCTTGCGCGATGCTTTGACCACGCAGGCAGAGGCCGCGCTGGAAGACCTGCAGTCCGGTACGGCTGTGAGTGAGCTGGCCGGAACAGTCTCGACCGAGACCGAGATCACCCGCGACGCCTTTCTGGAAGACACGCCCGACGCACTGGTGACGGAAGCCTTTGCTTTGGAAGAAGGCGCGGCGACTGTGCTGACCGGCGATGCTGCCGCGCTGCTGGTGCGCGTGGATGCCATCACCGTTCCCAGCGGCGTCTCCGACGAGGCGCAAGCCATCAAGGAAGGTGTGCGCACCGCCGCCGGACAGGGCATCGCCGCTGACATCACATCCGCCTTCACCGCGTCCATCGAGACGCAAAAGGGGATTTCGATCAATCAGGCGGCCGTTAACGCCGTGATGTCGCAGTTCCAGTGA
- a CDS encoding YSC84-related protein, with amino-acid sequence MTTITRRAALSGMLAATAGLAAGCGNGVGSPGASVIDARVASTMNFLYSNYPATTQLRDKSTGILVMPVMTKAALGAGGSFGRGSLLVNGQPIDYYSAAQASLGFQLGAQQYAQVLFFMTNDALFRFRSSPGWEAGGDIEYALNDQGANLSATTTTSTSPVVGVIFGQAGLMAGASIEGTKYTRIIP; translated from the coding sequence ATGACCACGATCACCCGGCGCGCAGCGCTTTCGGGCATGCTCGCCGCCACGGCTGGGCTGGCGGCAGGCTGCGGCAACGGCGTCGGCTCTCCCGGCGCGTCCGTCATCGATGCGCGCGTCGCGTCGACCATGAACTTCTTGTACTCGAACTACCCTGCGACGACGCAATTGCGCGACAAATCGACTGGCATCCTGGTCATGCCCGTGATGACCAAGGCAGCGCTCGGCGCCGGCGGTTCGTTCGGACGCGGCTCGCTTTTGGTGAACGGCCAGCCCATCGACTACTATTCGGCAGCGCAGGCTTCGCTTGGCTTCCAGCTGGGCGCGCAGCAATACGCGCAGGTCCTGTTCTTTATGACCAATGATGCGCTCTTCCGCTTCCGCTCCAGCCCCGGTTGGGAAGCGGGCGGCGATATCGAGTATGCGCTGAACGATCAGGGCGCGAACCTGTCGGCCACGACCACTACATCCACCAGCCCGGTCGTGGGCGTCATCTTCGGGCAAGCCGGTCTGATGGCGGGCGCATCGATCGAGGGGACGAAGTACACGCGCATCATCCCTTGA
- a CDS encoding NUDIX hydrolase, with the protein MTPIAGAAAVTVHEGHVLLVQRRNTPDAGLWGYPGGHVETGETDAQAATRELREETSVIALPRRTLAVLHVGDDSRRFRLTMVACDYLSGEPRADDDAMAAEWVAFAQVFTPDRAYSDRVADVLRMALRD; encoded by the coding sequence ATGACACCGATCGCAGGAGCCGCCGCAGTCACCGTGCACGAAGGCCACGTCTTGCTGGTTCAGCGCCGCAATACGCCCGATGCCGGACTGTGGGGCTACCCCGGTGGGCACGTGGAGACGGGCGAGACGGACGCACAGGCCGCCACGCGGGAATTGCGGGAAGAGACCAGCGTGATCGCCCTGCCCCGTCGGACGCTGGCGGTACTGCATGTCGGCGATGACTCGCGCCGGTTCAGGCTGACCATGGTCGCCTGCGACTACCTTTCGGGAGAGCCGCGCGCGGATGACGACGCTATGGCCGCAGAGTGGGTGGCCTTTGCGCAGGTCTTCACCCCGGATCGCGCCTACAGCGACCGCGTCGCCGATGTGTTGCGCATGGCGTTGAGGGATTGA
- the hemB gene encoding porphobilinogen synthase gives MAPVFAPYPATRLRRVRRTPQLRALVRESHLTPGDLIWPIFVRDGKSERDPIPSMPGVSRLSVDLVVEAAREAASLGIPAICLFPYTDPSLKTEGCEEAWSADNLSNTATRAIKDAVPDIVVMTDVALDPYNANGHDGIVRDGVIVNDESVEALVKMALAQADAGADILGPSDMMDGRIGAMRAALESAGHTETAILSYAAKYASGFYGPFRDAVGASGALKGDKKTYQMDPANTDEALRQVARDLSEGADMVMVKPGMPYLDICRRVSETFQAPTFAYQVSGEYAMLRGASDQGWLNGDHVMMESLMCFKRAGCDGILTYFAPQAARLMNG, from the coding sequence ATGGCACCTGTCTTCGCCCCCTACCCCGCCACACGCCTGCGCCGGGTGCGCCGCACACCGCAGTTGCGCGCTCTGGTCCGGGAAAGCCACCTGACGCCAGGCGACCTGATCTGGCCCATTTTCGTACGCGACGGCAAAAGTGAGCGGGATCCAATCCCGTCGATGCCGGGTGTATCGCGCCTGTCGGTGGATCTGGTCGTCGAAGCGGCGCGCGAGGCTGCCAGCCTTGGCATCCCTGCGATCTGCTTGTTTCCATACACCGATCCGTCGCTGAAGACCGAGGGCTGCGAAGAGGCTTGGAGCGCGGACAATCTGTCGAACACCGCCACCCGCGCCATCAAGGATGCCGTTCCGGACATCGTGGTGATGACCGACGTGGCGCTCGATCCTTATAACGCAAACGGCCACGACGGCATCGTGCGCGACGGTGTAATCGTGAACGACGAAAGCGTCGAGGCGCTCGTGAAGATGGCGTTGGCGCAGGCCGATGCGGGTGCGGACATCCTTGGCCCGTCGGACATGATGGACGGGCGGATCGGCGCGATGCGTGCGGCGCTGGAAAGTGCGGGCCATACAGAGACAGCGATCCTGTCCTATGCCGCGAAATACGCGTCTGGCTTCTACGGTCCGTTCCGCGATGCGGTGGGTGCATCGGGTGCGCTGAAGGGCGACAAGAAGACCTACCAGATGGACCCCGCGAACACCGACGAAGCTTTGCGACAGGTCGCGCGCGACCTGTCCGAGGGCGCGGATATGGTCATGGTGAAGCCGGGAATGCCTTACCTGGATATCTGCCGCCGCGTGTCCGAGACCTTCCAGGCCCCCACCTTCGCCTACCAGGTGTCTGGCGAATACGCGATGTTGCGCGGCGCGTCGGATCAGGGCTGGCTGAATGGCGATCATGTCATGATGGAAAGCTTGATGTGCTTCAAACGCGCCGGTTGCGACGGGATCCTGACCTATTTCGCGCCGCAAGCCGCGCGTCTTATGAACGGCTGA